From the genome of Nicotiana sylvestris chromosome 2, ASM39365v2, whole genome shotgun sequence, one region includes:
- the LOC138886143 gene encoding uncharacterized protein, which translates to MASKDLDTRVVDPSREFVESESELKVEVQMLKQQMILTATDITPQPFHTLPTKITSYPAPLATHALVAPPPATFPRSSNEIVFKVPDAQHYAPEPTFKVSDPFSHTPHFEPPGETEKHAKTVEQDEISRKVKILDQSLRNIQGIGSQMSVSYKDLCLFHDVQLPARFKMPKVDLYDRHRDPVAHLRGYCSKMRGAGGKDKLLMAYFSQSLSRASLEWYTRQDVNKWYIWDDMAQVFSRHFQYNIEIVSDRMSLTKMEKKPSESFKEYGLRWREKAARVNPPMEEKEMVEYFLQAQEPTYFGHLISVVGKPFNDVVKIGEMVEDGLKSSKIMSYSALKATTQAIQNNTRSLLGQKEHDDVAMVLSGSGHGSTGPPHQYTQPQPQPQTYPQAPHNPPQYYPPNNVRSFVQPLGYSIWRAPALHNALLPSQHFEHLTTLENRGNEGNKGKEIVSRQSGSPTQACLKS; encoded by the exons atggctagcaaagacttggacacaagagttgttgacccatcgagggagtttgtggagtcggagtctgAATTGAAAGTGGAGGTCCAAATGTTGAAACAGCAAATG ATTCTCACTGCTACTGATAtcaccccacaaccttttcacactctacCAACCAAAAtcacctcatatcccgctcctttggccactcatgctcttgtagctcctcctccagctacttttcctcgatcctctaacgagattgtgttcaaagtccccgatgcccaacattatgctccagaaccaactttcaaagtctcgGATCCATTCTCTcacactcctcattttgagcctcccggtgaaactGAAAAGCATGCTAAGACAGtagagcaagatgagatatccaggaaggtgaaaatcttagatcagtctttaagaaacatacaagggatagggagccagatgagcgtgtcttacaaagacttgtgtttGTTTCATGACGTCCAATTGCCTGCtaggtttaagatgccaaaggtTGATTTGTATGACAGGCACAGAGATCCTGTGGCCCATTTGAGAGGttactgcagtaagatgagaggcgccGGTGGGAAAGACAAActattgatggcgtatttcagccagAGTTTGAGTAGGGCATCTCtggaatggtacacccgccaagacgtTAACAAGTGGTACAtatgggacgatatggctcaggTCTTTTCCCGGcactttcagtataatatagAAATTGTCTCGGATCGTATGTCCCTCACCAAGATGGaaaagaagcctagtgaaagctTTAAGGAATACGGGCTCAGATGGAGAGAGAAAGCTGCCAGAGTCAATCCCCCaatggaagaaaaagagatggtcgagtactttcttcaagctcaagagccaacttactttgggcatttgatctcAGTTGTGGGTAagccttttaatgatgtggtaaaaataggagaaatggtagaagatgggctgaagtctagcaagatcatgagttattctgctttaaaagccacaacacaagcaattcaaAACAACACAAGAAGCttgctgggtcagaaggaacatgatgatgttgccatggttcTCTCAGGATCAGGACATGGTTCAACGGGTCCACCTCACCAATATACTCAGCCTCAaccccaaccccaaacctatccccaagctccacataatccacctcagtattatcctccgaacaatgtccggtcaTTTGTCCAACCATTGGGTTACTCCATATGGCGAGCGCCAGCACTGCATAATGCactcttgccttcacaacatttcgAGCACCTAACAACCCTAGAAAATAGGGGCAATGAGGggaataaaggaaaagaaatagtttcacgccaatcggggagtcctacacaagcttgtttgaaaagctaa